The Halodesulfovibrio marinisediminis DSM 17456 genomic interval CGTGCATGCGGGCTCGCGGCTGAAAGCGCTGACGTAGTTGTTTCAAATCCACCGTATCGTAGACAGAATCAAGGACGTCACGCAGCTACACAAGAGAGGACGTGTGCCTTATTTGAAACAGAGGGAGCGCTTGCAGCGTTTGTGCAGGCAGCGGCTTTTCTGGTAAAGAATAAGGGAGCATTCTGCTGCATATTTCCTTCGGAACGTCTTGAAGAGCTTATGGACGCTTGTTCGCAGAACAAATTAACCCCTAAGCGTATGAAATTCATTCACAGCAAGGCAGATCAAAACAGTACGCTGGTATTGCTTGAAGCCCGAAAAAACGGTAATTGCGGTGTAGTAGTTGAATCTCCGCTTGTTATGTACAGCGGCATGGGCGACAGCACAGCCCTTACTGACGGGACATTGGAATATTGCCCATATTTGGAATGTAATGCACGCGGGCGGTAGCCCTCAGGAGCGCGTATGATCGGTATGTATCGTAGAAGAGAACGTCTGCTTTCAACAGAAAACAACTCAAAACCTGTTATTGTTTCTTTTGAACAGTCTCGGATGGACGGTGGTTTTACTTCATCTGTATCTGCGTCCGCCTGCGTTGATACCATTAGCAAGCATCCTCTTAACTCGCTTCTCGTTTCCGGAGGATTTGCACGAACCTATGGGCTCACATTTCCCTCTTCACTTCCGCTTGTTGTACAGCTTTCTTTAGCAAGCAAGCATGCAGTGCCGTCTTGGAACCGCACGGTTGTCTGCTCTGTTCTTGAAGCCTTACGTTCCGGAGCCGATGCCGTTGCTCTGCAACTTGCTATAGGCAATGAATATGAAGAAAAGATGCTTCTGGACTTCGGTAGTATTAGCGAGGAGGCTCATTCTTATGGTTTGCCTGTACTCCTTTCAATTTACGCTAAAGGTGACCGCATCGTTCAAGAGTATGACCGCGCGCTTATCGCAGATTCAATAATGCTTGGCAGTGAGCTCGGTGCAGACATTATAGCTGTTCCTTACTCTGGGCATCCGGAAAGCTTTGCACAGGCTATTACTGAAGCAAGCGCGCCTGTGCTTTTAACAGGTACCCATGGAGCTGCAACATTTGATGGCTACTGCACGTCCGTCGAAAACGGTCTTGCCTGCGGTGCTGACGGCGTTATTGTGCCTTTCCAGATTCTTCCTAAGGATAAGCAGATTGAAAGCTTAGAACGCATTCAGAGCATTGCAAAGCTGCCTGAGGAGTCTAAGGAAGACGATGTTTAAAATAGCAGTACTTTTCTTCGTGATCGTTTGGATCATGAGTTTTTTTATGAGCAAACGACGTAAGGTGATTCGTGATTCGAATCATCTCTTTCAGCTCATAATCAGTGCTGCCATTATTTTTAGCGGCATAACCATGCTACGCAACTCTGAGCTTGCGGCTAACACGCCGCTTTATTTTCTTTCGCTTGCCATCCTTTTCGGCAGTGCATGGTTCATTGCGCGCTTGTTGCTGAACCTTGTGACTCGTCGCAAGTAATGACCATGCGACTTATTTGCCTCCGGCGGCTTAAGACCCTTTTGCAAGAGGTCCTTAAGAATCTCCAGAAACCTTTAAGGGCGAAGACCGCCCGTTGTTTATGGTGTTGGTAGCCGCAAGGGGATTATCTTTCTGTGATAATTTGTGAAGCGAAAAGGGCTGTCCCTCATATGAGGAACAGCCCTTTTTTATTCAACGAAAGGTAGTGGAGCATAAGCCGCGAAGTTACGTAAAAAACGTGCTGATATCGCAGCTAAAAGTTTTAGGAGATTCTTAAGAAGCCCTTTTTCAAAAGGGTTCTTAAGCCGCCGGAGGCAATATCACCTTACAGTTTCTGCCTGTAATTCAGCGATTGCCGTAGCGTTGCTTTATCCACAAACTTTACGTCTGAACCGAGAGGAATACCTTGCGCCAGTCGGCTGACATTGATGTGCGGGAACTCCCGTTTTACGAGCTCCTTGATGTAGGAGACGGTGTTTTCCGCTTCAATGGTAGTGCCAAGTGCGAAGATAATCTCGGTAATGCTGCCTTCGAGAAGGCGCTGTTTCAGTTTATCCAGCTCCAGCTGTTCGGGAGTAACATTTTCCAACGGTGCGATGAGGCCGCCGATGATAAAGTACTGCCCGTTGTAGAAGCCGCCTTCTTCAAGTGCGAGCATAGCATCCCATTCCGGAACGATACACAGGGTATCTGTTGCACGGCTTTCGTTGATGCAAATGGCACAAGGGTCGGTATCTGACAAAGCACCACATCTGTCGCATAGGTGCAGCTTGTCTCGCAGATCATGGATATTCTGTCCAAGATCGCGGGTTTGCTTTTCCGGCCACTTAAGTAGCGTCATTGCAAGCCGTTGTGCGGACTTAGGACCGAGCCCCGGCAGCTTGGAGAGCTGTCCAACTAGAACTTTAAGCGGTTCAGGAAGCTGTTGCACTGGTAATCCTGACTTAGAACATGCCTGGGATGTTCATGCCGCCGGTAAGGGCGCCCATTTCGCTTTCAGCCATTTCTTTGGACTTGCGAAGTGCGTCGTTGGTTGCAGCAAGTACGAGATCCTGCAGCATTTCTACGTCTTCAGGGTCTACAGCGTTTTTGTCGATAGTAATAGAACGGATTTCTTGCTTACCGGTACATACAACGGTGATCATGCCGCCGCCAGCAGTGCCGGTTACTTCACGTTCTGCAAGTTCGTCCTGAAGTTTGGTCATTTTTTTCTGAAGCATCTGAGCCTGACGAAGCATATCGTTCATTCCACGCATGGTAGTCTCCTTGAGAATGTTATCTTTTTTATAAGCAGGATAGAATCCTGCATTGTTGTATGGTGATGGGGAGCCTTAATGACATCCCTACATGCTTGCCGGAAGGTATTATTTCCGGCTTGGGTCGTCTTTATGTTTGAACGTAAGCAACTCTGCCCCCAACTCTTCTTTAAGAAGCAGTGCTGCCGGGTCCGATTCAATTTCTTCTTTTAATTCGTGATAGCTGCGCGCCTCTGTGGCTGGCTCTATTAATGTTACGGTTTTTGTACCGTACCATTCATTGGCTTTACGTGTAAGTCGAGCGATGATGTCTTTGTCATTTAACATATCGTACTGGGTGCGTCCTGCAGCAGTAATCTGCAAGGTGTCACCGACACGTTTACCGGTAGCCTTAGCGAGGTATTGTAAACTCTTGCCGCCCGTCTCGTCCTGCTTTTGACAGGACTCTAAGAATTCGCTCCATCGGGTAAGATCGGACGGCTGATTATTACTTGATCCATCTCCTCCGCCGGATGGCGGGAGGTCCGGTGGCGGTGAGCTCATACTGTGGTTCGCTCCGCCAAGTTCCGGTGGCAATTCCGCAGGAGGAATATCCATAGGGGGCATAGACGGCTGCATACTATTTTGCATTTGTGGACGCTGTTGCTGTTGCCTATGTGGTGGCTCCTGCCGATGAGGAGGTTGCTGACGTTGTGCCTGTTGCCTGTGTGGCGGCTGTGCTTGTGATGGCGCACTTTGCTGTACAGGAGCCTGCTGCGGTTCCACCTGCTGTCGCATTTGTGGAGCGGCTTGCGGCGTCATCTGCGTAGGAGCCTGTGGTGCTGTTGTCGGGGCACTCTGTTGAGGTGCTGGACGTTGTCCTGCTGCTTGCTGTGGAGTACCTGTTCCACGGGAAAGCGTTTCTGTAGAAATAAGTTTGGGCAGGAATGCAAGGTTCAGCAGCAGCAATTCAAGCGCCATTGCTGGCTCAAGGCTATTCAAGACGCGACGCTGACCTTCTAGAGTCAACTGCCAGCAGGCATGTACATGAGACAAGGCAAACTGCGGTGCCAGAGCAAGCCATTGTTGGGCTTCAGCTTCTGGAAGATTTAGCAGGGGCAGCGCTTGTTCGCCTGCCTGTTTTAGCATGAACAGGTTGCGCCATGTGTTGCCAAGTTCGCGAAGGAAGAAGCCGATATCAACGCCTTGTTCGAGGATGTCGCGGATAACCTGAGAAAGGGCGACAACGTCCTGATTTTTCATGGCCTCCATAACGCTGAAGAACAGTTCCTGTCCTGCAAGGCCAAGAATAGAACGGACATCTGCCACTTCAAGGCGATCATTCCCCAGAGCAAGAACCTGTCCAAGCAGGGACATGGAGTCACGCACTGAACCTGCTGCGCGGCGTGCGATAAGACGCACGGCTGCGGGATCGTATTCGCGTTTTTCAAGCTCAAGAATTTTGGTCAGATGATCTACAAGTTCCTGTTCTGTGAGCATCTTGAATGTGTAGTGCTGACAACGGCTAATGATGGTGATCGGGAACTTATGCGATTCTGTGGTGGCGAGGATAAAAGTGACGCCTTTTGGCGGTTCCTCAAGAGTCTTGAGCAGCGCGTTGAATGCGTCACGGGTGAGCATGTGTGCTTCGTCGATAATGAAAACTTTGTAACGCCCTTCCATTGCTGCATAGCCGATGGATTCACGCAGTCTACGTGCATCGTCGATACCACGGTTGGAAGCACCGTCAATTTCCACCACATCTACATGCATGCCCTGTGTAATTTTTTTGCAATGTTCGCACTCATTGCACGGCTCGTTTGTCGGAGCGTTCTTGCAGTTAAGTGCTTTTGCGAAAATACGGGCAATGGTTGTTTTACCAACACCGCGTGTGCCGCTGAAAAGGTAGGCCGGAGCTACTTTGTCTTCTTTAGCTGCACGGGAAAGAACAGATTTTACTGTTTCCTGTCCGGCAACGTCGGCAAAGCGTTGAGGTCTGTAGGCTGTGGTTAATGCTGCTGTACTCATTATGGTCCTGCAAATTTCAAAAATTTGGGATTCGTGTGCCCTGTGAATGCGTACTTAAAACGGGGAATACGCAAAAAGAACTACAACTAGACACGCTAAAAAAAAAATAGGCCAAAGGCAAGGTGAACCCTTGGTATGGATGGTTTTGTTCATTATTTTTCGGCTCATGAAATTATGAGAAAAAAGAAGCCCTACACTGTTGTGATTGTTGGTGTTACTGCATCGCTTATGTTTTTATGTGTACTTTTTACAACATATTACTATTAGAAGTGGCTAAGGCGGTGCAAAGTGTCGTTGTAAAACCATGATTAACGGGGTTTAGTTTTTAGGTAAAATAACGTAGTTTCCCTTTGAAATGAGCAGCATAGTGCTGAGCTGTATGTATGTTTTTCTCGAGTGATGAATGAACAGGCGATCTTTTTTACGACATATTTGTATTGCATCGTTGATGACAATACCATGCGATGTGCTTGCTGCACCGTTGCTTGAGAAAAAGCCTCAAGAAAAACGCGGACAGTTTGATTTGCATGTAAGAGACTACATTTCCAAGATGAGTCATTTTGATTCTGTACATCCTGATGACATTGTGCTGATGGGTGACGACTTGGCATTGCTTAAAGCGTGTACTGCAAAGCTTACTCGCGTAATGCGTACTGTAGGATACGGAAATTTTAACCTTATCAGTATTGATGAGGCGTTTACTTTTGGGAAACAATATTCACGTATTGGCGCGTTTTCCGAGAAAGAAAAAGTATTTCTTGAAAAGGTTTTTTACTATGATGCCAGTAAATTAGGTTTTTATGGTGATAAGCCTATTACTGCATTTACACAGAAAATTAATCGGAAGAATGTCATTAAAATTCGCTACAGCGGGCACTATCTCTTTAAGGGACACCCATATGAGGTATGGAAAGAGATTAAAAGTGCCCTTTCTTCTGATGTAATTCTGACATCAGGTGTGCGCGGAGTTGTGAAGCAGTTCCACCTGTTTCTGATGAAAGCGAGCAGTAACGGTGGCAACTTGTCTTTGGCTTCGCGATCACTGGCTCCTCCAGGCTATTCCTTTCATGGCATCAGTGATTTTGATGTGGGACAGAGAAAATACGGTAAGTTTAACTTTACCTCACGTTTCACAGAGACACGCGTCTTCAGCAAATTAAACGAACTTGGTTATTTGACACTGCGTTACCCCAGAGGAAATCTGCTGGGAGTACGGTACGAACCCTGGCATGTTAAGGTAAGCTCATAATGCGACTGTTACTATCTTTCATCCTTATTACTCTGACCGCGATTTCAGCTTTTGCGCAAAATCCATTGGATTTTTCATTGCATAAGCTCGGTAATGATCCCAATGGGCCGACAATTCTTGTTGTTGGTGGAATTCAAGGTGATGAGCCGGGTGGCTTTAGCGCTGCGGGAATGCTTGTATCTCATTATGAAATCACTAAAGGTAATGTATGGGTTGTTCCTAACTTAAATTTTTTAAGCATTATTAAAAGTTCTCGTGGTTCATATGGTGATATGAATCGTAAATTTGCGGCGCTGGATAAGAATGATCCAGATTACCGTTCAGTACAGCGGATAAAAGAGATTATTCGTAATGAGCAGGTTGATCTTGTTCTTAACCTGCATGATGGCAGCGGGTTTTATAATCCAAAGTACTTAGATAAGCTTCATAACCCTCGATTCTGGGGGCAGTGCGTCATTATTGATCAGAAAGATATTGAGCATCCGTTGTTCGGAAATTTGGAAGTGATGGCTGAATCTGCTGTAAAAAAGGTAAATGCAGGTTTGCTTAAGAAAAGCGATAAGTTCCATTTAAAAAACACCCGTACGCGTGAAGGTGACCATGAAATGGAGAAGTCGCTTACGTACTTTGCTGTTAGGCATGGTAAGCCTGCCTTTGGTATCGAGGCTAGCAAGTCGTTCCGAACACCCACACGTACTTACTACCATCTATCCGTGCTTGAGTCATTTTTGAAACAGGCGGGTATCGAGTTTTCCCGTGATTTTGATATGAATCCACGTTCGATTAAGCAGGCCATGTTCAGCCAGGTAACGCTTGCTCTTTATGGAGGTAAGCTTCAGCTCGATCTCGACAATGTTCGCAAGTATCTTAATTACGTTCCCATGAACAAAAGTCTAGCCAGCAAGTTTGAAGCATCCAAGCCGTTGTTAACCATGGTTGATGCCCCCAATGGGTATAAAATATACTATGGAAATAGGAACTTGACGAATTTGTTGCCTCAATTTTTTGAGTTTGACGATAGCCTCTCATCTTTGCAGGTAGTTGTAGACGGACGTTCACAGGAAGTGCCTATGGGCACTATTATTGACGTGGACAGTCATTTCAGCGTTAACTCACTTAAAGGGTATCGCGTTAACATTATCGGGTACGTTGCACCGAATAAAGGTGCAGAGTCTGACGTGCTTGTGCGCAAAGAAGATCTTACAACACGTTTTTCGCTCGACAAAAGCGGTCGTATTTACCGTGTTGAAACATACCGTGGTGATAAGTTCTCCGGTATGGTGCTTGTCAGGTTTACTAACAACAACGCTGTTGCTAGTCGCTAGTTGCTAGTGGGGTTACATTTGCCTCCGACGGCTTAAGAACCTCTTGCAAGAGGTTCTTAAGAATCTCCAGAAACCTTTAAAGGCGAAAGTCTTTCGTTTTTTTATGACGTTGGAAGCCGCAATGAGGCTACCCTATTGCTCCTAAGCAGGAAATACTATTTCGTTCATAACAAAAAAGGGTTGTCCTATATAGCTAGGGCAACCCTTTATGTATTTAATGAAAGGTAGTCGAGCATAAGCCGCGAGGGTAGATAAAATGCGTGGTTATCTCGCAGCTAAAAATTTTAGGAGATTCTTAAGAAGCCCTTTTATAAAAGGGTTCTTAAGGCCTCGCTGGCAAGCGCCGCCGGAGGCATTGTGAACGTTTAATCCATAGGGCGTTCAAAAACTTCGAATGGAATAGTCTGCTGCATTCCTTTGAGGAAGGCACGCATTTCTCGTTCCTGATGCGGAGAGAAGGTAATTTTGAGCACGCAGTCGTAGTTATCGACTACGGATGCGTAGCCGAGGTTGTCTTGTGCTTCGAGCAGAAAGCGAAACATGCCGATGTATTTCTTTTCGATTTTTGCATACAGCATGCTGGACCAGCTAGGTGCTGGTAAAGGTGGACGTGGTTTTCTAGTACGTTTTTTAGCCATGTTTAATCCTCGGATGTGGAAAGTGGCTCATTTCAAAATCCTTGTCAATAAAGCGTTGTGAGGCAGTTTTGTAATCATAAAACGTAGCGATAGGTTTTTGCTAACTCAAAAACACTTTGCTATTATGGCAACGTTGGACACTAACGTACTGGAGAAATGAGTATTACCACTTTCTTAGAACTCAAAAATGTTACCCGTAGATTTTCTGTAGAGCAGCCTTTGTTTTCAGCTGCTCCAAGAGAGCTTATGGCCGTAAAAGACGTCAGCTTATGTATCGAAAAAGGTACAACACTGGGGCTGGTGGGCGAGAGCGGCTGTGGCAAATCTACGTTGGCAAAAATTGTTGCCCATTTGCTTCCACCTTCTTCCGGTGATGTTTTGCTGGAAGGAGAGTCTATCTGGCATGGAAGTCATGAGGTTATCCATTCATTACCGCGTCGTATTCAGATGATCTTTCAAGATCCAGTGTCGTCTCTGAATCCCCGAAAAAGCATTGGTAAAAGCATTCAGGAAGCACTGGATGTACACCGTGTCGGCAGCTCAGCAGACCGCAAGAAAGCTGTAAATGAGTTGCTGGAACGTGTTGGGATGCGTGCCGAACACTACGGTCGCTATCCACATGAGTTTTCCGGCGGACAGCGGCAGCGAATAGCCATTGCGCGTGCACTGGTGCTGAATCCGGATTTTATTGTTTGTGATGAAGCTGTTTCTGCGCTGGACGTTTCCGTTCAGGCCCAGGTGTTGAATCTGCTAGCTGATTTGCAACATGACTTCGGTCTGACGTACATGTTTATATCGCATGATTTAGCGGTGATTGGACATGTAAGTGACGTTATCGCCGTAATGTATCTTGGGCGATTGGTAGAACTTGCAAGCACGCAGGATCTGTTTGACAAAGCATTGCACCCATACACTCAAATGTTGCTTGATGCCGTCCCTGTACCAGTTCCGGGACGACGTAGTGTTGGTAGTAATCAAACTGGAGACTT includes:
- a CDS encoding tRNA1(Val) (adenine(37)-N6)-methyltransferase, which produces MSNEQEIAKAREYFPRGLFQPEGTFRFSMDALLLARFAGAAKYRSAVDLGTGCGVIGLTMLLENERLVVTGVELQQVLLDAAKQNAEHLGVTERFNGALADVGAIRACGLAAESADVVVSNPPYRRQNQGRHAATQERTCALFETEGALAAFVQAAAFLVKNKGAFCCIFPSERLEELMDACSQNKLTPKRMKFIHSKADQNSTLVLLEARKNGNCGVVVESPLVMYSGMGDSTALTDGTLEYCPYLECNARGR
- the recR gene encoding recombination mediator RecR — encoded protein: MQQLPEPLKVLVGQLSKLPGLGPKSAQRLAMTLLKWPEKQTRDLGQNIHDLRDKLHLCDRCGALSDTDPCAICINESRATDTLCIVPEWDAMLALEEGGFYNGQYFIIGGLIAPLENVTPEQLELDKLKQRLLEGSITEIIFALGTTIEAENTVSYIKELVKREFPHINVSRLAQGIPLGSDVKFVDKATLRQSLNYRQKL
- a CDS encoding class I fructose-bisphosphate aldolase; this encodes MIGMYRRRERLLSTENNSKPVIVSFEQSRMDGGFTSSVSASACVDTISKHPLNSLLVSGGFARTYGLTFPSSLPLVVQLSLASKHAVPSWNRTVVCSVLEALRSGADAVALQLAIGNEYEEKMLLDFGSISEEAHSYGLPVLLSIYAKGDRIVQEYDRALIADSIMLGSELGADIIAVPYSGHPESFAQAITEASAPVLLTGTHGAATFDGYCTSVENGLACGADGVIVPFQILPKDKQIESLERIQSIAKLPEESKEDDV
- a CDS encoding M14 family metallopeptidase; the encoded protein is MRLLLSFILITLTAISAFAQNPLDFSLHKLGNDPNGPTILVVGGIQGDEPGGFSAAGMLVSHYEITKGNVWVVPNLNFLSIIKSSRGSYGDMNRKFAALDKNDPDYRSVQRIKEIIRNEQVDLVLNLHDGSGFYNPKYLDKLHNPRFWGQCVIIDQKDIEHPLFGNLEVMAESAVKKVNAGLLKKSDKFHLKNTRTREGDHEMEKSLTYFAVRHGKPAFGIEASKSFRTPTRTYYHLSVLESFLKQAGIEFSRDFDMNPRSIKQAMFSQVTLALYGGKLQLDLDNVRKYLNYVPMNKSLASKFEASKPLLTMVDAPNGYKIYYGNRNLTNLLPQFFEFDDSLSSLQVVVDGRSQEVPMGTIIDVDSHFSVNSLKGYRVNIIGYVAPNKGAESDVLVRKEDLTTRFSLDKSGRIYRVETYRGDKFSGMVLVRFTNNNAVASR
- a CDS encoding M15 family metallopeptidase produces the protein MTIPCDVLAAPLLEKKPQEKRGQFDLHVRDYISKMSHFDSVHPDDIVLMGDDLALLKACTAKLTRVMRTVGYGNFNLISIDEAFTFGKQYSRIGAFSEKEKVFLEKVFYYDASKLGFYGDKPITAFTQKINRKNVIKIRYSGHYLFKGHPYEVWKEIKSALSSDVILTSGVRGVVKQFHLFLMKASSNGGNLSLASRSLAPPGYSFHGISDFDVGQRKYGKFNFTSRFTETRVFSKLNELGYLTLRYPRGNLLGVRYEPWHVKVSS
- a CDS encoding YbaB/EbfC family nucleoid-associated protein, with product MRGMNDMLRQAQMLQKKMTKLQDELAEREVTGTAGGGMITVVCTGKQEIRSITIDKNAVDPEDVEMLQDLVLAATNDALRKSKEMAESEMGALTGGMNIPGMF
- a CDS encoding ABC transporter ATP-binding protein codes for the protein MSITTFLELKNVTRRFSVEQPLFSAAPRELMAVKDVSLCIEKGTTLGLVGESGCGKSTLAKIVAHLLPPSSGDVLLEGESIWHGSHEVIHSLPRRIQMIFQDPVSSLNPRKSIGKSIQEALDVHRVGSSADRKKAVNELLERVGMRAEHYGRYPHEFSGGQRQRIAIARALVLNPDFIVCDEAVSALDVSVQAQVLNLLADLQHDFGLTYMFISHDLAVIGHVSDVIAVMYLGRLVELASTQDLFDKALHPYTQMLLDAVPVPVPGRRSVGSNQTGDLPSPLAPPAGCPFHPRCKQAMPVCSKVLPQWLEIDKNHHVLCHLYA
- a CDS encoding DUF4911 domain-containing protein, with product MAKKRTRKPRPPLPAPSWSSMLYAKIEKKYIGMFRFLLEAQDNLGYASVVDNYDCVLKITFSPHQEREMRAFLKGMQQTIPFEVFERPMD
- the dnaX gene encoding DNA polymerase III subunit gamma/tau, which gives rise to MSTAALTTAYRPQRFADVAGQETVKSVLSRAAKEDKVAPAYLFSGTRGVGKTTIARIFAKALNCKNAPTNEPCNECEHCKKITQGMHVDVVEIDGASNRGIDDARRLRESIGYAAMEGRYKVFIIDEAHMLTRDAFNALLKTLEEPPKGVTFILATTESHKFPITIISRCQHYTFKMLTEQELVDHLTKILELEKREYDPAAVRLIARRAAGSVRDSMSLLGQVLALGNDRLEVADVRSILGLAGQELFFSVMEAMKNQDVVALSQVIRDILEQGVDIGFFLRELGNTWRNLFMLKQAGEQALPLLNLPEAEAQQWLALAPQFALSHVHACWQLTLEGQRRVLNSLEPAMALELLLLNLAFLPKLISTETLSRGTGTPQQAAGQRPAPQQSAPTTAPQAPTQMTPQAAPQMRQQVEPQQAPVQQSAPSQAQPPHRQQAQRQQPPHRQEPPHRQQQQRPQMQNSMQPSMPPMDIPPAELPPELGGANHSMSSPPPDLPPSGGGDGSSNNQPSDLTRWSEFLESCQKQDETGGKSLQYLAKATGKRVGDTLQITAAGRTQYDMLNDKDIIARLTRKANEWYGTKTVTLIEPATEARSYHELKEEIESDPAALLLKEELGAELLTFKHKDDPSRK